The nucleotide sequence TCCGCGCTGGCCGCGCATGCGGAGGCCCGCGGGCTGCCACCGCCGGCGATGCTGTCCGGTGAGTGGTTTTCTTCCCGGGCCGTGATCGCGCCATCACTGCACGTTTCGCCGGGCGCTTTTCCGGATCCCGGCGCGCAGGCCGACGCCGAGCCGGGCGTGGTCGGCGGCGGCTGGTTCGGGTACCTGGCCTACGACCTGGCGGATCCTTCGGGCCGCAGTGGCGCGCTGCCGGCGTCCGCGTGGGGCTGGGCCGACCACGTGCTGCGCTGGTCCGCCTCGGGCACCTGTTACCTGGAATCCCTGGACGGCGGCGGACCTTCGCTGTCCACAATGGAGTCACTGCTGGCCGCCGACGGGCCGGCCCGTTCGTGGACGGCGACGCCCCTGCGGCGTCCGCTGCCGTCGGAGCACCGGGACGCGGTGAAGGCGTGCGTGCACGCGATCGAGGACGGGGAGCTGTTCCAGGCCAACATCTGCGCGCGGTTCACCGGCACGTTCGCCGGCTCGCCGCCGGCGTTGTTCGCGGCCGGAGTGCGTTCGCTGGCACCCCGCCGCGCGGCCTTCCTGTCCGGCCCGTGGGGATCGGTGGTTTCGTTCTCGCCGGAGCTGTTCCTCGCGCGCCGCGGACGTTCGGTGCGGTCGACGCCGATCAAGGGAACCCTCCCCCGCCGCGGGCCGGAGGACGACGGGAACGCCGCGCTGCTGCGTCAGTCCGCGAAGGACGTCGCGGAGAACGTGATGATCACGGACCTGGTGCGCAACGACCTCGGCCGGGTGTGCGAGGTCGGGTCGGTGACGGTGCCTTCGCTGCTGGAAGTCCGCCCGGCGCCGGGGGTCTGGCACCTGGACTCGACGGTGACCGGGGTGCTGCGGCCCTCGGTGCCGGATGCGGACTTGCTTTCCGCCACCTTCCCGCCGGGGTCGGTGACGGGCGCGCCGAAGATCCGCGCGCTGGACCTGATCGCCTCGCTGGAGAGCTGCGGCCGCGGCGTCTACACGGGCGCGATCGGGCTGGTGTCACCGGTGGCGGGACTGGAGCTGAACGTCGCGATCCGGACGTTCGAGATCGCCGGGGATTCGATCGCGCTCGGGGTCGGCGGCGGCATCACCGCGGATTCGGACCCGGAGGCGGAGTGGCAGGAGTGCCTCCACAAGGCGGCACCCCTGGAACACCTCCTGGCGAACCCGCTACTTGCCGGGGTCGAGCAGTAGCTTGCCGACGGTCTTGCGGGAGCGCAGGGCCTCGTGCGCGCCCCGGGCGTCCGAGAGCGCGTACTCGCCGCCCGGGATCGCCTTGAGCCGGCCTTCCCGGACGAGGCCGAACAGGTCGGCCAAGGCGGTCCCGAAGATGTTGCCGGGCACCCGGAAGACGTGCGGCAGCCACATCCCGCTGATCGTGGTGCTGTGGCCGAGGATGTTGCGCAGCTCGACCGGCTTCGGGCTCTCGCGCCCGGCCATGCCGTAGAAAGCGAGGCGACCGAACGGCGCGAGCGCGGCGATGCTCTGGTCGGTCGTCGTGCCACCGACCATGTCGAGCACGACGTCGACGCGGCGGCCGTTGTTCGCCTCGATCAACGCGGCGGTCATGTCCTCGGCGCGGGAGTCGATGGCGACGTCCGCACCGAGCTCGAGGGCGAGCGCGCGTTTCTCGTCGCTGCTCGCGGTGGCGATGACCCGTCCGGCGCCCCAGGCCTTGGCGAGCTGCACGGCAACGGTCCCGACGCCGCCGGCCGCGGCGTGCACCACGACCGATTCGCCCTTTTCGAGGTGGGCGTTCTTGCGGAGCAGGATCCAGGCGGTCGTGCCCTGGACCAGCATGGACAGCG is from Amycolatopsis mediterranei and encodes:
- a CDS encoding aminodeoxychorismate synthase component I, which gives rise to MRVTSRPLRTNVPPSRAFSALAAHAEARGLPPPAMLSGEWFSSRAVIAPSLHVSPGAFPDPGAQADAEPGVVGGGWFGYLAYDLADPSGRSGALPASAWGWADHVLRWSASGTCYLESLDGGGPSLSTMESLLAADGPARSWTATPLRRPLPSEHRDAVKACVHAIEDGELFQANICARFTGTFAGSPPALFAAGVRSLAPRRAAFLSGPWGSVVSFSPELFLARRGRSVRSTPIKGTLPRRGPEDDGNAALLRQSAKDVAENVMITDLVRNDLGRVCEVGSVTVPSLLEVRPAPGVWHLDSTVTGVLRPSVPDADLLSATFPPGSVTGAPKIRALDLIASLESCGRGVYTGAIGLVSPVAGLELNVAIRTFEIAGDSIALGVGGGITADSDPEAEWQECLHKAAPLEHLLANPLLAGVEQ
- a CDS encoding quinone oxidoreductase family protein — encoded protein: MRAVQVTEFGGPEVLTPVELPDPVAGPGEVLIDVESIGVNYADTHQAENSYLAPSQLPLVPGGEVVGTHDGKRVVALLNGGGGYAEKAVAPQATTFPVPDGIDDLTALSMLVQGTTAWILLRKNAHLEKGESVVVHAAAGGVGTVAVQLAKAWGAGRVIATASSDEKRALALELGADVAIDSRAEDMTAALIEANNGRRVDVVLDMVGGTTTDQSIAALAPFGRLAFYGMAGRESPKPVELRNILGHSTTISGMWLPHVFRVPGNIFGTALADLFGLVREGRLKAIPGGEYALSDARGAHEALRSRKTVGKLLLDPGK